In one window of Methanolobus mangrovi DNA:
- a CDS encoding CGGC domain-containing protein, translated as MRCDIVSEACPGVGCFMAFNKKRMHFSDYEENTEMVAFFTCGGCSGRRIYRLLKSLKKRGVDVIHLSSCMQMENYPKCPHIDEIKRTVENAGIKLVEGTHH; from the coding sequence ATAAGATGCGACATAGTCTCGGAAGCATGTCCGGGAGTAGGATGTTTCATGGCATTCAATAAAAAGAGAATGCACTTTAGTGATTATGAAGAGAATACAGAGATGGTTGCCTTTTTCACATGTGGTGGCTGCTCCGGCCGCAGGATATACCGCCTGTTGAAATCACTTAAGAAACGCGGAGTGGATGTTATCCATCTGAGTTCCTGTATGCAAATGGAGAACTATCCAAAATGTCCGCACATCGATGAGATAAAGAGAACAGTTGAAAATGCAGGAATAAAACTTGTGGAAGGAACACATCACTAA
- the pyk gene encoding pyruvate kinase: MDLPDHKTKIVCTIGPASSSEDVLRELILQGMNVARLNFSHGDLDDHRTIIKRIRTIAGELNRVVAIMADLPGPKIRVGIIQDEPMILEKGAHVTLTSRDVLGKDLLIPVQYKQITDSVVPGSPIYLNDGFIQLDCVSVEGEDIHCEVVVGGPLFSKKGINLPGSQMFINPITGRDLEIVDFGLEEGLSIFCLSFIESKEDIIQVRNYAESQGKEIFIVSKIEREEAVKNIDAIIKESDAIMIARGDLGVEIPIQDVPIVQKNIIHKANLMSTPIITATQMLESMTGNIRPTRAEATDVANAIIDGTDAVMLSAETAVGTYPVETVKMMSKIARSTEKWRDHTTIGLEMMKKAIHKMHPGVEDMISIQVNDALRSLPIRYVITPTVSGKTPRHISRFRPDIWILAFSRYPLTCEQLAMQYAVYPVLTRQKVFDWEETAMDALKKSDNIGEGDMVILTQGQISGHGKPGGTNLLKFIVVK; encoded by the coding sequence ATGGACTTGCCAGATCATAAAACAAAGATCGTATGTACTATCGGCCCGGCCTCTTCTTCAGAGGATGTGCTACGTGAACTCATTCTGCAGGGCATGAATGTTGCCCGTCTGAATTTCTCTCACGGTGATCTTGATGACCACCGTACTATCATCAAGAGAATAAGGACCATAGCCGGGGAACTCAACAGGGTGGTAGCTATAATGGCAGATCTCCCCGGGCCAAAGATACGGGTAGGAATAATCCAGGATGAACCAATGATACTGGAAAAAGGAGCGCATGTAACTTTGACTTCACGTGACGTTCTCGGAAAGGATTTATTGATCCCTGTTCAGTACAAACAGATCACAGATAGTGTGGTTCCAGGTAGTCCTATTTACCTGAATGATGGCTTCATCCAGCTTGATTGTGTAAGTGTCGAAGGTGAAGATATTCATTGTGAGGTTGTTGTTGGCGGCCCCCTGTTCTCTAAAAAAGGCATCAATTTGCCAGGTTCCCAGATGTTTATCAATCCCATAACCGGAAGGGACCTTGAGATCGTTGACTTCGGACTTGAGGAAGGTTTGAGCATATTCTGCCTGTCATTCATAGAATCAAAAGAGGATATCATACAGGTTCGAAACTATGCGGAAAGCCAGGGCAAAGAAATATTCATAGTTTCAAAGATCGAGAGGGAAGAGGCTGTAAAGAACATAGATGCAATTATCAAAGAGAGCGATGCCATTATGATCGCCCGTGGTGATCTTGGCGTAGAGATCCCGATACAGGATGTTCCTATTGTCCAAAAGAACATTATACATAAGGCAAACCTGATGAGCACGCCGATAATAACCGCAACGCAGATGCTTGAATCAATGACCGGCAATATCCGGCCTACAAGGGCTGAAGCCACAGATGTGGCCAATGCTATTATAGACGGGACAGATGCAGTCATGCTTTCAGCGGAAACTGCAGTAGGAACATATCCGGTTGAAACTGTTAAAATGATGTCTAAAATAGCAAGGTCAACTGAAAAATGGAGGGACCACACTACAATAGGCCTTGAAATGATGAAAAAAGCCATCCATAAAATGCATCCGGGTGTTGAGGATATGATCTCGATACAGGTAAATGATGCACTTCGCAGCCTTCCTATACGTTATGTTATTACGCCTACTGTTTCAGGAAAGACTCCCAGGCATATTTCGAGATTCAGGCCGGATATCTGGATACTTGCCTTTAGCCGCTATCCTCTTACGTGTGAGCAACTTGCAATGCAATATGCAGTTTATCCAGTACTTACCCGCCAGAAGGTGTTCGATTGGGAGGAAACTGCAATGGACGCTTTGAAGAAATCAGACAATATTGGGGAAGGGGATATGGTCATTCTCACCCAGGGTCAGATTTCAGGTCACGGAAAGCCTGGTGGTACTAATCTCCTGAAGTTCATTGTAGTGAAATAA
- a CDS encoding formylmethanofuran dehydrogenase, whose translation MAIEIELSKDADYLCDYTFNFHWHNKSLDPDSLIPDQNGTKLTYRDLVNEIRTGGEVRIKGNVAKNFAYSMGADLKHFGGNGEAEKTGRIFIQGDVGPEAGMGMVAGTLYIKGNIGYPIGNIVELESDVQDYRKFRSITDVLCNGLGEDKLIDNDFNEKQRTLILKDGISRGTVAARCPCDAKVIIEGDAYNGTGILAKKATVIVNGNAGMNTGSHLNGGTVVVHGDVGEFAGAYMKDGKLIFLSAKGFIGAGMEGGSIYSKNKAKTSPPAAKSRMKGEDSSLIREMMDAGRVESMLYNKYEPEEEKQKYAEVHMRDGSIIMRRID comes from the coding sequence ATGGCAATTGAGATCGAACTTAGCAAGGACGCAGACTACCTCTGCGACTACACTTTCAATTTTCATTGGCATAACAAAAGTCTTGATCCCGATTCACTGATACCAGACCAGAATGGTACAAAACTTACTTACAGGGACCTCGTCAATGAAATTAGGACAGGGGGCGAGGTTCGTATCAAAGGCAATGTGGCAAAGAATTTTGCTTACAGTATGGGAGCAGACCTGAAGCACTTCGGAGGGAACGGAGAAGCTGAAAAAACAGGCAGGATATTCATCCAGGGAGATGTCGGCCCTGAAGCCGGCATGGGCATGGTTGCCGGAACTCTGTATATCAAAGGCAATATCGGATATCCGATTGGGAATATAGTGGAACTCGAATCTGATGTGCAGGATTATCGAAAATTCCGCTCGATCACAGATGTCCTCTGTAATGGTCTCGGCGAGGATAAGCTCATAGATAACGACTTTAACGAAAAGCAAAGAACACTGATCCTTAAGGACGGTATATCCAGAGGTACTGTTGCTGCCAGGTGTCCATGTGATGCGAAGGTCATCATAGAAGGAGATGCATACAATGGAACGGGAATACTTGCAAAGAAAGCTACTGTTATCGTGAACGGAAATGCAGGCATGAACACTGGTTCACACCTTAACGGAGGAACTGTGGTGGTCCATGGAGATGTGGGGGAATTTGCCGGAGCATATATGAAAGACGGAAAACTCATTTTCCTGAGTGCTAAGGGTTTCATTGGTGCGGGAATGGAAGGTGGTTCCATATACTCAAAGAATAAGGCCAAAACAAGCCCTCCTGCTGCAAAGTCCAGAATGAAAGGAGAGGACAGTTCACTCATTAGAGAGATGATGGATGCCGGAAGAGTTGAATCAATGCTCTACAACAAGTATGAGCCAGAAGAAGAAAAACAGAAATATGCGGAAGTTCACATGCGTGACGGGTCCATTATTATGCGTAGGATCGACTGA
- a CDS encoding nitrite/sulfite reductase domain-containing protein, translating into MAKDLLEKGAILQRDQETYAIAPHLPGGIVSAEQLGKIADVAKKYGAATLKVTSSQRVAIVGLKEDDIDKAWEDLGIKPGAAIGLCVRSIKICPGTTFCKRGQQDAVSLGLKLDEKYHGMPLPSKFKMAVSGCMNSCSEPAIKDIGIMGTPKGYTVMVGGNAAIKPRLADVIADELSEDDVLALVDKIISFTKTNGSKHRLSRVIDEMGIDKFKEEIGL; encoded by the coding sequence ATGGCAAAAGATTTACTTGAAAAGGGAGCAATCCTGCAGAGAGACCAGGAAACATATGCAATTGCACCGCACCTGCCTGGCGGAATTGTTTCAGCAGAACAACTCGGTAAAATTGCAGACGTTGCAAAGAAATATGGAGCCGCAACATTAAAAGTAACCTCTTCCCAGAGAGTTGCTATTGTAGGATTGAAAGAAGACGATATCGACAAAGCCTGGGAAGACCTTGGAATTAAGCCAGGTGCTGCCATCGGACTTTGTGTAAGAAGTATAAAGATATGCCCTGGTACTACATTCTGTAAGCGTGGACAACAGGATGCTGTAAGTCTTGGATTAAAACTTGATGAGAAATACCACGGAATGCCGCTCCCATCCAAATTCAAGATGGCTGTTTCCGGATGTATGAACTCATGCTCAGAACCCGCCATCAAAGATATCGGTATCATGGGTACACCAAAAGGATACACAGTCATGGTTGGTGGAAATGCAGCTATCAAACCAAGACTTGCTGATGTCATCGCAGATGAATTAAGTGAAGATGACGTCCTTGCGCTCGTAGATAAGATCATCAGCTTTACTAAGACCAATGGTTCAAAACACCGTCTTAGCAGAGTAATTGATGAAATGGGAATTGACAAGTTCAAGGAAGAGATCGGCTTATAA
- a CDS encoding winged helix-turn-helix transcriptional regulator — MKDCTIYKTVDIVGKKWSLCIMHELYKGENRHKRFNELKNKLQDVTPKTLSTRLKELEEHGLVDKKVDDSVFPIKSEYSLTESGEEFLNILQNIKKWGLKWQFDNPECCGTNCKTCDL, encoded by the coding sequence ATGAAAGATTGTACTATCTACAAAACGGTCGATATTGTCGGCAAAAAATGGTCTTTATGCATTATGCACGAGTTGTACAAGGGGGAAAACAGGCATAAACGGTTCAACGAGCTTAAGAATAAATTGCAGGACGTGACCCCGAAAACCCTTTCTACAAGATTGAAAGAACTGGAAGAGCATGGCCTTGTTGATAAGAAGGTGGATGATTCAGTGTTTCCTATCAAATCAGAATACTCCCTAACTGAAAGTGGCGAGGAGTTCCTGAATATATTGCAGAACATCAAAAAATGGGGTCTTAAATGGCAGTTCGATAATCCGGAATGTTGCGGGACCAACTGCAAGACCTGCGATCTTTGA
- a CDS encoding PspC domain-containing protein: MENKLRRSRNDRMLAGVCAGLGEYLEVDPVVVRLLWAVGTFFSLGTGLLIYVLAWIIIPEE; the protein is encoded by the coding sequence ATGGAAAATAAATTGAGACGCTCAAGAAATGACCGGATGCTTGCAGGAGTATGTGCCGGTCTTGGTGAATATCTTGAAGTTGATCCTGTAGTTGTAAGACTTTTGTGGGCTGTAGGTACTTTCTTCAGTTTAGGCACCGGACTTCTTATATATGTGCTTGCATGGATCATAATTCCAGAGGAATAA
- a CDS encoding YbhB/YbcL family Raf kinase inhibitor-like protein, with the protein MEPSGEDPDVVPDVYETNNSATNSSMLEDTLSGNGSIGALSISSSAFENGSFIPEIYTCDGDNINPPLEALGVSGDTVSLLLIMDDPDAPIGTFTHWVVWNIDPETQIAENSIPGIEGANGANKVSYTGPCPPSGTHRYFFKFYALDTDLGIESGSDRSLVEDAMKGHVIAYGELIGVYSRS; encoded by the coding sequence GTGGAACCCTCCGGTGAAGATCCTGATGTTGTTCCTGATGTATATGAGACTAACAATTCTGCGACAAATTCTTCCATGCTGGAAGATACTCTATCCGGTAATGGCTCTATAGGTGCATTATCCATATCCAGTTCTGCTTTTGAAAATGGAAGTTTTATTCCGGAAATATATACTTGTGATGGGGACAATATCAATCCTCCACTGGAGGCACTTGGTGTTTCAGGGGATACAGTCTCGCTTTTATTGATCATGGATGACCCTGATGCACCAATTGGAACTTTTACACACTGGGTTGTCTGGAATATCGACCCTGAAACGCAAATTGCTGAAAACAGTATTCCGGGTATAGAGGGAGCAAATGGTGCAAATAAGGTGTCTTACACCGGTCCATGTCCTCCTTCAGGCACTCACAGGTATTTCTTCAAATTCTATGCACTTGACACGGACCTGGGTATTGAAAGTGGTTCTGACAGGAGTCTTGTGGAAGATGCCATGAAAGGTCATGTTATTGCTTACGGGGAACTGATTGGAGTATACAGTCGTTCCTGA
- a CDS encoding sensor histidine kinase: MNCESNVYKIGVLSVNGEKDNTMEQWTPTAEYLSTSIPNTTFEVIPLDYDEFFFVIDNEGIDFFYSNPMVYVEMARIYGAGRIATFQPMWENSSYDGFGGVILTRADRDDINSLQDLKDKSFMAVSEESFGGFLAGAGELHHNGINYNTDFNELTFGKTHDKVVLSIINGDVDAGTVRTGTLEKMALEGKINLKDIKVLNQKEYENFPLLVSTDIYPEWMFGKTALTSDDISNKVSIALLSMPSNSNAAITLDSSGWSVPASYSPVDNLMKELRVSLYVDYGKVSPTQAIIQYWYVLALIFMLFIIFEVHSRWMLEKAKKSKLEDSNELKDLFADIMRHDLLNPAGIVKGFSDVLYMKEMDVEKKETLKIISEQTDHLISMISSAAKLSKLESYEEMKFETNDVGIILWDVVGSFSPEFRKKDIKLDFELKGEYPSRINDIIEDVFSNLISNALKYSPSGSTIRVEIAEIGKSWKIMVADEGDGIPDEAKPYIFERFKRADKKGIKGSGLGLAIVKRIVDIHNGTVGVEDNPQGKGSVFWVMLDKA; this comes from the coding sequence GTGAATTGCGAATCCAATGTTTACAAAATTGGTGTTCTTTCTGTTAACGGAGAAAAGGATAATACTATGGAGCAATGGACTCCAACTGCAGAGTATCTGTCAACTAGCATTCCCAATACAACCTTTGAAGTAATTCCTCTTGATTATGATGAATTCTTTTTTGTTATAGACAATGAAGGAATTGATTTTTTCTATTCAAATCCAATGGTTTACGTAGAAATGGCGCGCATCTACGGAGCTGGCAGGATTGCAACTTTCCAGCCGATGTGGGAAAATTCTTCATACGATGGTTTTGGCGGTGTAATTCTCACAAGAGCTGACAGGGACGATATCAATTCTTTGCAGGATCTGAAAGATAAATCTTTTATGGCAGTCAGCGAAGAATCATTTGGTGGATTTCTTGCCGGCGCGGGGGAATTACACCATAATGGTATAAATTACAATACTGATTTTAACGAACTAACATTTGGGAAGACCCATGATAAAGTAGTTCTTTCCATTATCAATGGGGATGTCGATGCTGGAACGGTCCGGACAGGCACCCTGGAAAAAATGGCTCTTGAAGGTAAGATAAATTTAAAGGATATCAAAGTCCTTAATCAGAAGGAATACGAGAACTTTCCACTACTGGTGAGCACAGATATTTACCCTGAATGGATGTTCGGGAAGACCGCTTTAACATCAGATGATATTTCAAATAAAGTATCTATAGCCCTTTTAAGTATGCCTTCAAACAGCAATGCTGCCATTACTCTTGATTCAAGTGGTTGGTCAGTTCCGGCAAGCTATAGTCCTGTGGATAATCTTATGAAAGAACTCAGGGTTAGCTTATATGTAGATTACGGAAAAGTATCTCCTACGCAGGCAATTATCCAGTACTGGTATGTTTTAGCTCTCATATTTATGCTTTTTATTATTTTTGAAGTGCATTCCCGTTGGATGCTGGAGAAAGCAAAAAAATCAAAACTTGAGGATTCAAACGAACTAAAGGACCTTTTCGCAGATATTATGAGACATGACCTGTTAAATCCTGCAGGTATTGTCAAAGGTTTTAGTGATGTGCTGTACATGAAAGAAATGGATGTTGAGAAAAAAGAAACACTCAAAATAATAAGCGAACAGACCGATCATCTGATATCAATGATAAGTTCTGCCGCAAAACTCTCAAAACTTGAATCATACGAAGAGATGAAATTTGAAACAAATGATGTTGGTATTATATTATGGGATGTTGTCGGTAGTTTTTCTCCAGAATTTAGAAAAAAGGACATTAAACTTGACTTCGAGCTCAAAGGAGAATATCCTTCCAGAATAAACGATATAATTGAGGATGTTTTTTCCAATTTGATATCCAATGCTCTCAAATATAGTCCTTCAGGTAGTACTATTAGGGTGGAAATTGCTGAAATTGGCAAAAGCTGGAAAATAATGGTGGCAGATGAAGGGGATGGAATTCCGGATGAAGCCAAGCCATACATTTTTGAGAGATTCAAAAGAGCTGACAAAAAAGGTATAAAAGGATCCGGTCTTGGTCTTGCAATTGTCAAAAGAATAGTTGACATCCACAATGGCACTGTTGGTGTTGAAGACAATCCGCAGGGTAAAGGCTCCGTTTTCTGGGTAATGCTGGATAAAGCATGA
- a CDS encoding ATP-binding protein: MSQRMIVKIDEDKCTGCGKCVSPCAEGAIQIINGKAKVVSEELCDGMGFCIGVCPEGAITIEKREAIPFDLRKAESQPKKTDISIHCFSCGCGEDNNYLMPVRHNMESLWVCTRCLPKLIHG, translated from the coding sequence ATGAGCCAGAGAATGATAGTCAAAATAGATGAAGATAAATGTACCGGATGTGGAAAATGCGTATCTCCCTGTGCTGAAGGAGCTATACAGATAATTAATGGAAAGGCAAAGGTCGTTTCAGAAGAACTCTGCGACGGAATGGGATTCTGCATAGGAGTTTGTCCTGAAGGCGCAATCACCATCGAAAAAAGAGAGGCTATTCCCTTTGACCTGAGGAAAGCCGAATCACAGCCAAAAAAGACAGATATTTCAATTCACTGTTTCAGTTGCGGCTGTGGCGAGGATAATAATTACCTGATGCCTGTAAGACATAACATGGAAAGTCTCTGGGTTTGCACAAGATGTCTTCCAAAACTTATCCACGGATGA